The window ATGCCACCGCGGGTCGCGCGACTGCTGCACGGTCCCGACCACATCGATGCCCGGGATGAGCGGCGAGGTGCGTGCCACGCCGGGACGACCGGCGATCGCGAGACCGTCCTTGTAGTTGAGGTCGGAGAACTCCACGGCGATCGTCACATCGCCCGGCATGAGGAACGCGTCGTCGACCCGGCGCACCTCCGCGCGGTGGGCGGTGATCCGTCCGCCGTCGACCTGCTGTTCGATCACGAGGGCGCGGAAGTCGCTCATGCCCTCACCCTACGCCGGGGGATCGAAGGGGTCCGGGCGCGCCTCGGCGCGCGTCTGCGTTTCCGGGCCGCGCCGGAGGTGGCGCGGGACGCGGGCGTCAGCGTCACCGGGCCGTGCCGGACGCGTCAACGGTGCCGGGTTGGCAGCAGGGCCGCCGGGGCGCGTCAGTTGAGCGGCTGGGTCCCGAGGGGAAGCTCGCCGCCCGCGTACAGCTCGAGCGCCGAATTCCGCAGCGCCGTGAGGGCGACACGCTGCGTCCACGGGCCGTACGAGACGCGCGCGACGCCGAGTTCCTGCAGCCGGGCGGGGGCGAGCGACCCGGGAACCGCGATGACGCTCAGCTTCTGCGCGCCCAGGCCGCCGACGAGCCGCTCGACCGTCCGCTCGTCGAGCTTGCCGGGGACGAACACGCAGGTCGCACCCTCGTCGAGGAAGGCGCGGCCGCGCCGCACGGCCTCCTCGATCTTCTCGTCGTCGGTGGGGAAGGCATTGCGGACGAACACGTCGGTGCGGGCGTTGAGCGCGAAGGGGACGCCCTCGGCCTCCGCGGCCCTGATGGCGGCCCGCACCTCGGCGACGGCGTCGTCGAAGGGGCGCATCCGATCCTCGAGGTTGGCGCCCACGACACCGACGCCGATGGCGCGCCGGATGGTCTCGCCGGCGTCGCCGTACCCGCCTTCGAGGTCGGCGCTGACGGGGAGGTCGGTGGCCTGCACGATGCGGCCGACCATGTCGAGCATCAGGTCGAGGGGGATGTTCTCGCCGTCCTCGTACCCGAGGGTCGCCGCGATGGAGTGGCTCGCCGTCGCCAGCGCCCGGGTGTCGGGGAGGTCGGCGATGACGCGGGCGCTGATCGCGTCCCAGACGTTCACGACTTGGAGGAGCTCGGGTGCTTCGTGCAGTCGGCGGAGTTCGGCGCCGCGCGCCTGGATGCTGGTCATAGGCACACCCTACGTCGCGGCGATCGCGGGCTCTAGGATGGCGCCATGGCCCGCACGGGGGAGCCGCAGGAGGTGCCGAAGAGCCGTTCGGCATCCCGCCGCCGCGCCTCGCGGAGCTCGACCCTGGACTACCTGTTCTTCCTGGTCGGCGGCCTGTCGGCGGTCTGGCTCGCGTGGCTGGTGCTGACGGAGAGCTTCGAGTGGGGCTGGTTCCTCATCCTGTTCTTCGTGCTGTTCTGGGTCGTGCTCGCGTACCTGGTGCTGCCGCGGCTGCACCGCATCCTGACCGAGATCTACGTGCCCGACTACTTCATCGGTCGCGCGCGGACCAGTGACGGACTGCTCGGCGACCCGATCAACCTGGCGTTCCTCGGCTCGGAGGCGCAGCTCGACGACGCGATGCGCCAGGCGGGGTGGACCCGAGCGGACGAGATCACCGCCCGCTCGAGCTGGCGCATCATCACCGGGACGCTGCTGCGCCGAAGCTACGACGAGGCGCCGGTGAGCCCGCTGTTCCTGTTCGGGCGCCAGCAGGATGTGGCCTACCAGCAGGAGGTGAAGGGCAACCCGGCGAAGCGGCACCACGTGCGCTTCTGGCGATGCCCGGAGGGCTGGCTGCTCCCGGGCGGCCGGCGCGTCGACTGGCTGGCCGCCGGGACGTTCGATCGCTCGGTCGGCTTCTCGCTCTTCACCCTCCAGATCACCCACAAGATCGACGCGAACACGGACATCGAACGCGACCACATCGTCGCGACCCTGATGGATGCGGGGATCGGCGTCGGCGTGGACGTCATCCGGGACTTCTCGACCGGGTATCACGCGCGCAACGGAGGCGGGGACACGATCGAGACGGATGGCGACCTGCCGGTCGTGGACCTGACCCGGGTGGTCGTGGACGCCGAGAGCGTCTCCGTCGCCGCCGACGCGGATGCGCGCCGGCTCGCGCTGGTGCAGCGCCGGCCGGTGCCGACGACGCTGGGCGTGCTGCTGATGCTGCTGCGCATCCTGGCGGGCGTCGGATACATCGTGCTGAACGTCCTCGACTGGCAGAAGTTCGTCGGCTCGGAGCTGGCCGCCGGGGCGGTGAGCCCGGACGAGCGGGAGTCCGCGAGCCTCGTGCTCGGCATCGCCATGGGGGTGTTCGCGGCCGGGCTGGTGGTCTACTTCCTGCTCGCCTTGCTGATCTACTTCGGCAGCAATTGGGCGCGCATCGCGGCCATGTCGTACAGCACCCTGATCATCGTGCTGTCCGCGATCGACTTCTTCAACGGCGGCCCGCAGGTGTCGCTGCACAACAACCTCCTCGGGCTGGCGCTCGACATCCTCGTGGTGCTCGCCCTCTCGTCGAAGCGGTCGCGACTGTGGGCGCGCCGCCCGCGCGACCTCCGGCAGCGGCCCAGCCGCGGCGTCCCCGGTGCGTCCGCCGTCCCGACGCCCGGCGCGCTTGCCGCGATGGATGCGCCCGGCGACGACACCGTGGTCCGCTGAGGATGCGCCGCTGGTGCCGCTGTGCCGCACCGAGCCGCTGGTGCCGCACCGAGCCGCTCACATCAGCGACTTCTTGCCGTCCGTCCCTCCCGCCTTGAGCGCCGTCTCCTCCGCATCCAGGAACGCCAGCACCGACCGCACCGCCGGCTCCTGGTAGCGCCCCTCCGCCCGGGCTTCGAGCACGGCCTGACGCTCGGCGACGATCATGGTGCGCCGGAGCCTCCGGTACTCGAGGGGCAGGTCGGCGGCCTCATCCGGCGACGGATTCTCGAGCGCATCCGAGAGGAAGAGCGCGTTGATGCGCAGCCGCTCGATGACCCGCTCGTCCTCGTCGCCGGTCACCTGCGACTCCAGGTGCTCCAGACCGGCGGATTGCGCCTCCGCCAGCAGCCGCTGCATCTCGCTCGCCTCCTGCGCGAAATCGGGCGGTGGCAGCTTGAGCCGGCGGATCACCCACGGCAGAGCCAGCCCCTGGAGCAGGGTCCCGACCACGACCACGAACGCCAGGAACTGGAGGAACTCGCGGTGCGGCGTCTCCTTCGGAAGCAGGAAGACGGCCGCCAGCGTGACCACGCCGCGGATCCCGGCGAACGACACGGCGATCCCCGTCGGCCAGGACCAGCCGCGCTCGCGGAGGCGTCGCGGACCGTACCGGTACAGCGCCGTGGTGCCGATCATCCAGAGGAATCGCGCGAGGAAGATGGCGAGCAGCACGACGACGCTGATGAGGATCGTGTCGGGCACCGTGATTCCCGACGTGAACGCCGCCGACAGGATCGACCGCAGCTCCAGCCCGATGAAGAGGAAGACCGCGTTCTCGAGCAGGAAGCTCACCGTGCGCCAGTTGATCGTCTCCGCGATCCGCGCCTCGGCCGTCTGGATCGTCGGGGAGCGGTAGCCCAGGTAGAGCCCCGCGACGACCACGGAGAGGATGCCCGACCCGTGCAGGAACTGCGAGGGGATGAACGCCAGATACGGCGTCACCAGCGCGAGCGAGGTGTCGAGCACCGGCGACCGAAGCTGCTTCCGGATGATCGCGAGCAGCAGCCCCACCGCGAGCCCGACGCCCACGCCCACCACGACGGCGAGGACGAAGTCGCCGCCGACGGCCCACGGGTTCAGGACGCTGATGATCGCCGCGATGCTCGCGTTCAGGGCGACCAGCGCCGTGGCGTCGTTGAGCAGGCTCTCGCCTTCGAGCACGGTGACGAGCCGTCGGGGCAGCCGGACCCGGCCGGCCACGGCCTGGACCGCGACCGTGTCCGTCGGCGCGACCACCGCCCCGAACGCGAACGCCGCCGCGAGCGTGATGGCGGGCACAACCAGGAAGGTCGTGAACCCCACCACGACGACGGTGAACGCGACTAGGCCGACAGAGAGCAGCAGGATGCCGTCGCGCCTGGCGCGGACGTCGACGATGGAGGTCTGGATCGCGGCGGCGAAGAGGAGGGGAGGGAGCAGCCCGAACAGCACCACCTCGGGCTCCAGGGCCACGGTCGGAACGCCGGGCACGAACGACGCCGCTGCGCCGACGAACACGAGCACGACCGGCGCGGACCATCCCACCCGGCGCGAAAGGCCCGTGACGGTGACCGTGACGAGAACGAACGACACGATCCAGACGATGGTGGTGACCGGATCCATGCTGTTCATGATGGCCGCAACGCAAGATGCGCGCCAAGATTTCCCGGAGTCGGTGGAGAACGCGTTCGCCGTCCGCGATGTGGACGAATCAGCGCCGGACCGTCAGGCGGCGTACCGTCACGCAGCGGACGTCAGGCCGCGTGCCGTGCGCAGGCCGCGGTGTCGCAGGTCTCGCACACCACGAGCTGTTCGCGGCACGCGGGGTCGGGGCAGTTGCGCATCCGGCTCGTGGCCGCTCCGCAGGTCACGCAGGCCCCGATGACCGCGGCGTGATCGCTGAAGGTGAGCGAGCCGCGCCCGTCGAAGACGTAGAGCGATCCCTCCCACAGCCCGTCGTCGCCGTACGCCTCGCCGTAGCGCGCGATGCCTCCGTCGAGCTGGTACACCTCCTGGAACCCGCGCGACCGCATCAGCGACGACAGCACCTCGCAGCGGATGCCGCCGGTGCAGTAGGTGACGACGGGCCGCTCCTTGAGGTGGTCGTACGCCCCGCTGTCGAGCGCCTCGACGAACTCGCGGGTGTTGTCGACCTCGGGCACGATCGCGTCCCGGAAGCGGCCGACGCTCGCTTCGAACCGATTCCTGCCGTCGAAGAACACGACATCGTCGCGTCGCTCCACGAGCTCGTGCAGTTCGTAGGGTGCGAGGCGGGTTCCGCCTCCGATGACGCCGTTCTCGTCGACCCGGAGCTCCTCCGGGGCGCCGAACGAGACGATCTCCTCCCGGACCTTCACCGACAGCCGGGGGAAGTCGAGGCTCATGGTGTCCGCATCGAGGCCGGATCCCTCGCTCCATTTGACGTCGAGCGCGCGGAAGGCTCCGTACTCCTTGGTGACCCGCAGGTAGCGCTTCAGCGCGTCGAGCTCGCCGCCCAGCGTTCCGTTGATTCCCTGCGCGGAGAGCAGGATCCGGCCGCGCAGGCCGAGGGCTTCGCACAGCGTCCGCTGCCACAGCCGGACGGCCTCCGGGTCGGGCAGCGGCGCGAAGACGTAGAAGAGGATCACTTTCGGCACAGCCACCGGTTCATCGTAGGCGAGCCTTTCCGTCGCGCCCGGATCGTAGGATCGTGGAGCCTGTGAGCGCCGGAAGAGTCGTTCGCCTGCTGTTCAGACTCCTAGGACAGTGTGGATGAGGTCCGTGGGGCGCGCCCCTGACAGAAAGGCGGGTCGTGCGAACCCTGGTCATCATCCCCACCTACAACGAGAGCGAGAACATCGGCTCGATCGTGGGACGTGTGCGGGCGTCGGTGCCCGAGGCCGAGGTCCTCGTCGTCGACGACGGCTCCCCGGACGGCACGGGTGAGCTGGCGGACGCGCTGGCCGCGACCGACGCGAACGTGCACGTGATGCACCGGTCGGGCAAGGAGGGTCTGGGGGCGGCCTATCGCGCCGGGATGACCTGGGGGCTGGACGCCGGATTCGGCGCCATCGTCGAGATGGATGCGGACGGATCCCACCAGCCGGAGCAACTGCCCAGCCTGCTGGCGGCGTTGCGCGGCGTCGACCGTCCGGGTGCGGATGTCGTGCTGGGCTCCCGCTGGGTCGAGGGTGGCGGGGTGGTCAACTGGCCGGCG is drawn from Leifsonia shinshuensis and contains these coding sequences:
- a CDS encoding isocitrate lyase/phosphoenolpyruvate mutase family protein; translation: MTSIQARGAELRRLHEAPELLQVVNVWDAISARVIADLPDTRALATASHSIAATLGYEDGENIPLDLMLDMVGRIVQATDLPVSADLEGGYGDAGETIRRAIGVGVVGANLEDRMRPFDDAVAEVRAAIRAAEAEGVPFALNARTDVFVRNAFPTDDEKIEEAVRRGRAFLDEGATCVFVPGKLDERTVERLVGGLGAQKLSVIAVPGSLAPARLQELGVARVSYGPWTQRVALTALRNSALELYAGGELPLGTQPLN
- a CDS encoding LssY C-terminal domain-containing protein, coding for MARTGEPQEVPKSRSASRRRASRSSTLDYLFFLVGGLSAVWLAWLVLTESFEWGWFLILFFVLFWVVLAYLVLPRLHRILTEIYVPDYFIGRARTSDGLLGDPINLAFLGSEAQLDDAMRQAGWTRADEITARSSWRIITGTLLRRSYDEAPVSPLFLFGRQQDVAYQQEVKGNPAKRHHVRFWRCPEGWLLPGGRRVDWLAAGTFDRSVGFSLFTLQITHKIDANTDIERDHIVATLMDAGIGVGVDVIRDFSTGYHARNGGGDTIETDGDLPVVDLTRVVVDAESVSVAADADARRLALVQRRPVPTTLGVLLMLLRILAGVGYIVLNVLDWQKFVGSELAAGAVSPDERESASLVLGIAMGVFAAGLVVYFLLALLIYFGSNWARIAAMSYSTLIIVLSAIDFFNGGPQVSLHNNLLGLALDILVVLALSSKRSRLWARRPRDLRQRPSRGVPGASAVPTPGALAAMDAPGDDTVVR
- a CDS encoding Na+/H+ antiporter is translated as MDPVTTIVWIVSFVLVTVTVTGLSRRVGWSAPVVLVFVGAAASFVPGVPTVALEPEVVLFGLLPPLLFAAAIQTSIVDVRARRDGILLLSVGLVAFTVVVVGFTTFLVVPAITLAAAFAFGAVVAPTDTVAVQAVAGRVRLPRRLVTVLEGESLLNDATALVALNASIAAIISVLNPWAVGGDFVLAVVVGVGVGLAVGLLLAIIRKQLRSPVLDTSLALVTPYLAFIPSQFLHGSGILSVVVAGLYLGYRSPTIQTAEARIAETINWRTVSFLLENAVFLFIGLELRSILSAAFTSGITVPDTILISVVVLLAIFLARFLWMIGTTALYRYGPRRLRERGWSWPTGIAVSFAGIRGVVTLAAVFLLPKETPHREFLQFLAFVVVVGTLLQGLALPWVIRRLKLPPPDFAQEASEMQRLLAEAQSAGLEHLESQVTGDEDERVIERLRINALFLSDALENPSPDEAADLPLEYRRLRRTMIVAERQAVLEARAEGRYQEPAVRSVLAFLDAEETALKAGGTDGKKSLM
- a CDS encoding rhodanese-related sulfurtransferase codes for the protein MAVPKVILFYVFAPLPDPEAVRLWQRTLCEALGLRGRILLSAQGINGTLGGELDALKRYLRVTKEYGAFRALDVKWSEGSGLDADTMSLDFPRLSVKVREEIVSFGAPEELRVDENGVIGGGTRLAPYELHELVERRDDVVFFDGRNRFEASVGRFRDAIVPEVDNTREFVEALDSGAYDHLKERPVVTYCTGGIRCEVLSSLMRSRGFQEVYQLDGGIARYGEAYGDDGLWEGSLYVFDGRGSLTFSDHAAVIGACVTCGAATSRMRNCPDPACREQLVVCETCDTAACARHAA
- a CDS encoding polyprenol monophosphomannose synthase, with translation MRTLVIIPTYNESENIGSIVGRVRASVPEAEVLVVDDGSPDGTGELADALAATDANVHVMHRSGKEGLGAAYRAGMTWGLDAGFGAIVEMDADGSHQPEQLPSLLAALRGVDRPGADVVLGSRWVEGGGVVNWPARRRAISRGGSAYSRIALGLPVKDVTGGYRAFTAEALRALQYDRTESQGYCFQIDMTRRAYDAGLSIVEVPITFVERERGASKMGGGIVVEAMLRVTLWGVTGLPRRFRKRTPAPTAEPVARA